The Phaseolus vulgaris cultivar G19833 chromosome 5, P. vulgaris v2.0, whole genome shotgun sequence genomic interval CAGGGCAGGTGTCCTCGTCCTCGGAGGCAGCGGTCTCAACCACCCCTTTCTGCCTAAGATCTGCGGGGGCAGGAGCAGAAAGGCCTGAAGCCGTAGTAGGTGCAGGAGGGGCTTCAGATGGACCAACACAAGCTTTAAGCTTGGAGGCTGCCTCAGCCAACATCCTCTTCTTCTCCGCATTTAGCATCATATCTGCACAAGAGAcacaatacataagagtttggaTCAGCAAGGACACAAGCAAAGATAAGTACACAGAATAAGAGAAAGCAAAGGAaattgggggggggggggggtactCGAACTTGATCAGTTCAGCGGTTTCAAACACCGCCCCCAACTTGGAGAAGAACTCGCAGGTTTTCCGATCGCACGGGGTCAAGTCCTCGAGGTTCCTTGGCTTTTTTAGCCCTGGTTTCTCCACCCAATAGAGTGGGAACCCATCTAGCAGGGTGGGGTCACGCTACAACAAACTTATAAAGAACTTATTCTTGAAGCCTTTGTAGGAATGCTGAAAGAGAGTTAGGAGAACTCTCCCCGTCACTCCATTGAAACTTAGTCATAGTCTCTTGCCAggattcttcgcctcgaagaagtgcAAGAAGACGTCCACTGAGGGCATATGGCCGAAATGGTTCCACAGGATGGAGTGCAGCTAGGTAGGGGCCACGATAACTTATGTGAGGAGTGCGCGCTCTTACCTCGTGAATGGCAACCGGAGCTTGATCCGCTTGAAGATTGTGgagtacatgaagaagaagggttcttCAGGGCTTGCTCGATCATCGACACATATGGGTTCGCCTTCCGTACAAGGTTGGACCGACACGTACGCATCGTGTTCCCTCCCAAACACATGATGCTTTTCATCAGCCTCACCCTCCTTGTATGTTATTACGTCTTTGTTGGAGGTTATCTTAGAAGTTTCAACCAGGAGTTCATCAGAAGCCCGGTGATAGAGGGTTTTGTAATCGACAAAAGGAGGAGGGTTCGATGTGGTTTTGGTTCTGGCCATCTAATAAGAAAGCTAAAGAGGGagaggagaaaggaagaaaaGCGAATGTTtagaagaagatgatggtgtGACTCAATAAACCAGAAAAACAGAGACTTGAAAACGAAGAACAAAGAAAAGGTAAAAtgcagaaaacataaacagtcccagaacAGTTATGAGCATCAGAAGCATAAAGCAAAAGCGATCGTGGAGTAAAGATCATACCTTTGAATAAATTAGGTTTCAAAGGTAGAGAGATTTtcaaagaagaagagagagcgTTTCGAGAACGAGAAATGTTTGGGAAATGCTTAAGtgaagtaatgaaacagtgaagggagcgtggggtttaagggtttaaaCGTTGATCTTGCCACATGTACGCTGATAAAAAGTATGGTGAGATGTCACTTAGGTGCACTGTTCACGTCCTATCACCCAGTGCCACATAGGTCGCCTAGGGCGATCACTTAGTTTCTTCGCTTAAACAAGTTacaactcgagactgggggacttgtgtaccgaccagtcctcgatCATCGACTCCAAAGAAGACCTCAGACATCGGAAATCAGTGTCAAATAGTAAAGATGAGCCATGTAAGATGGGTCCCACAAGCAATATGAGTTAACATGAAGTTAACACCCAAATACTAAGAAAAAGCCTAAGTCATGGGGGATCCATGCACATGGGGTGTAAAGCGCATTCGAGTGCGACACAAGTAAACAacccttggaggcgctaaggcccattagggctagggtttccaagggaagactgcatgcatggcacgtgaatacttagggcacccatagaacagatggccccgcaacattggtgcatgagttggtacctcgGCGGCCATactgttagtcgttgcactccagtaaaggGAAGTCTTATGTGCtagattacgctaagattgtgtaatagcggcgcaaggacgttCCCCCAGAAACCCTAGATGTGGGTAACAAAACGAAAGTAAACCCTAactacaacctatataaagggtggtaagaaccctagcaaggtacaccgtttctaagactgaaactactttatacacttactgtttctttgccccagtactgacttaagcgtcggagtgcaaacggctgtcaaggcgcccttttgtctttgcaggtgagatgTTCTTCAACCCCAAAGAAGTTTGATTCACAAGCGTGCCAGAGACTATCGTTCGAGTTAACCGAAGaccaagtcaaccggcaagaacaactTTACACAGGGTGCCTACTCTGATAATCTTACCGAGACAGGTCGTCTTACCTCGTgctaacaaataaaaaaattaaaacaccatctttcaaaaacaaactCATTATTAGATGACCTTGTTCACTTTCATCcattcattggactcttcaataacgaagttctggaatcgaGGAGAGCTTTCTTGGATCTTTACCGGTATCATAGCATCTGACCCGTATACCAAATTGAAGGGTGTCTCCTTAGTTGTTGACTTAGGAGTGGTGTGATAAGCCCACAGAATTCGAGGAACTTCCTCTGACCAagttcctttggctttctctagtctcctcttcaaccctctcagcAAGACCCTATTGGCCAACTCAATctggccatttgtctggggATGTTCTACTGCCACTATGAGATACTTCATTTGCCGTATCTCCACAGGAAAAGGACCTAAGATGTCTATTCCccaggtatggaaaggccacgagCTATAAATCGACAGCAACTCCTCGGCTAGTGCGTGATGCCAATCAACATGCTTCTGACACTGCTCGCATCGTTGTGCATACTTCACGAAATCCTCCTTCATCGTCGGCCAATAATACCCAACACGGATGACCTTCAAAGCGAAAGCTCGTCCACCTACGTGACTGCTGCAAATGCCCTCGTATAGCTCGACCATTATATGGGTACACTGATCTCCACTACCACAAGTGAGGATAAGGTGGGTATAGCCGTGACGGAAGAGCTTGCCATCTATCAAGGTATACTTTCCCGCGTTCCTCTTTATCATCTTGGCCTCTATAGGCTCGGCAGGAAGTAACCTATCAGTTAGGTAACGTTGGTAATGGGTGATCCAAGTCTCCGTGGTGTCAACTTGCAAGACCTCAAACAACTCCTCTCCCAGTGATCCATACGCAGCTATCTTGGGGGCCTTCAGAGTCTCATGAGTCATCGAACGGTGCCTTATCCCCCTTCCTGAGCTAACTCCCAAGACCTTGGCTTGGAAGACATCGAGATGTCTTCCTTCATCCGTCCCAGGCGACTTCAAGGTCTCTTGTATCACTGACCTTTGTCGACTCCTCTTCCCAGAACTCATTATCTTGGACAACAGGTCAGCTTGGGAGTTTTGCTCTCTAGGAATATAAACAAGTTCAAATGCAGAAAAGACTTCTTTGAAAAGCATGACACACCTAAGATATGAGGCTAGCTGTAGATCCTTGGCCTGACACTCACCCATGACCTGCCTAGTGACAAGCAACGAGTCACTCTTCACCAACAGACTCCGAGCTCCTAACTCCTTGGCCAAAAACAACCCTACTATAaaggcctcatactccgcttggTTATGACTCGCTTTGAACGCAAACCTCagggcttgctcgatcaacagGCCACTTCGTCCCTCCAAAATGACCCCGACTCCCCTACCCTTTTGATTGGAGGATCCATCTACTGAAAGGACCTACTGAAAGTCAAGAGGATCGGGT includes:
- the LOC137834084 gene encoding uncharacterized protein → MGECQAKDLQLASYLRCVMLFKEVFSAFELVYIPREQNSQADLLSKIMSSGKRSRQRSVIQETLKSPGTDEGRHLDVFQAKVLGVSSGRGIRHRSMTHETLKAPKIAAYGSLGEELFEVLQVDTTETWITHYQRYLTDRLLPAEPIEAKMIKRNAGKYTLIDGKLFRHGYTHLILTCGSGDQCTHIMVELYEGICSSHVGGRAFALKVIRVGYYWPTMKEDFVKYAQRCEQCQKHVDWHHALAEELLSIYSSWPFHTWGIDILGPFPVEIRQMKYLIVAVEHPQTNGQIELANRVLLRGLKRRLEKAKGTWSEEVPRILWAYHTTPKSTTKETPFNLVYGSDAMIPVKIQESSPRFQNFVIEESNEWMKVNKVI